One genomic segment of Paenibacillus sp. FSL H8-0332 includes these proteins:
- a CDS encoding FAD-dependent oxidoreductase: MRKQATKQVFLFTVCLVLVLSLLSGCSGNNSAAPAASEQPSASPQASQPADTSAVPADFKEGTYKAEAEGKDGKIQVEVTLDDHSVITGINVVSQNETAGIGVEAINKVKEEILSGQTLNIDAVSGASESSKAILTAVEDALKQAGGNVEAFKTKAVVKSGEGKTEQLSADVVVVGAGASGVSAAVSAADKGAKVILIEKTATIGGASNLSWAGKFYNSSAAVSSGLKVEVEKEIADWIVNNHWRVDAAAIRQYVTKSGETYDWLTGKGYTTTFLNFAGEQLHMLPPYETRQELLRKMLATSVEKGGGQVITEATAQKLMTGANGEVTGVVAKKSDGTTLEIAGASVVMATGGYAGNKEMVKEAFGFEGLNGGLGQNIGEGLKMSWEIGAKVPDNFGGQMLHQTLARATDKLKTQYEPFEASYPMMLSYLPTLMNVGPSGARFRDEAATLTAVAAANTSAFNGAYHLVIVSQAQLDALKTKGMKGLQAPKLPGMPPEFYASYKDKFTLEQPWKDADKVFESMVANGDGFKGNTLEELAKNAGMDPGVFAAEFKLYEEAAKTGTDTEFGKAKEYLVPMGSSGPYYAVIAEINNLCSVGGLLVNTKFQVLNDKRLPVKGLYAVGVESEGVLFNDTYVGNGVGLGYSFTSGRLGGEDAAAGALAKE; this comes from the coding sequence ATGCGTAAGCAAGCAACAAAACAGGTGTTTCTATTCACCGTATGTCTGGTATTGGTCCTGTCGCTCCTAAGCGGCTGCAGCGGTAACAATTCCGCCGCACCGGCAGCCTCAGAGCAGCCGTCCGCTTCGCCGCAGGCATCACAGCCAGCGGATACAAGTGCTGTACCGGCAGACTTCAAAGAGGGAACCTATAAAGCAGAGGCCGAAGGCAAGGACGGCAAGATTCAGGTTGAGGTAACTCTTGACGATCATTCGGTCATTACCGGGATCAATGTGGTCAGCCAGAACGAAACCGCCGGAATCGGGGTGGAGGCGATCAACAAGGTCAAGGAGGAGATTCTATCCGGCCAGACCCTGAATATTGATGCCGTCAGCGGTGCGTCCGAGTCGAGCAAGGCGATTCTGACCGCTGTGGAAGACGCGCTTAAGCAGGCGGGCGGCAATGTGGAGGCTTTTAAAACAAAGGCTGTAGTGAAATCGGGAGAAGGCAAGACCGAGCAGCTGTCCGCAGATGTGGTCGTGGTTGGTGCAGGTGCGTCCGGTGTGTCGGCAGCGGTATCGGCAGCTGATAAGGGCGCAAAGGTGATCCTGATCGAGAAAACAGCGACGATCGGCGGCGCGAGCAACCTGTCCTGGGCGGGCAAATTCTACAACTCCTCCGCCGCAGTAAGCAGCGGGCTTAAAGTAGAAGTCGAGAAGGAGATTGCCGACTGGATCGTGAACAATCACTGGCGCGTGGATGCGGCGGCGATCCGCCAGTACGTCACGAAGTCGGGCGAGACCTATGACTGGCTGACCGGCAAGGGCTACACCACTACCTTCCTTAACTTCGCCGGGGAACAGCTTCATATGCTGCCTCCTTATGAGACCCGCCAGGAGCTGCTGCGCAAGATGCTTGCAACATCCGTAGAGAAGGGCGGCGGACAGGTGATCACGGAGGCCACCGCGCAGAAGCTGATGACTGGCGCTAACGGAGAGGTGACCGGAGTCGTTGCTAAGAAGTCTGACGGAACCACCCTGGAGATTGCAGGGGCAAGCGTTGTAATGGCTACCGGCGGGTATGCCGGGAATAAAGAGATGGTTAAGGAAGCTTTTGGCTTCGAAGGCCTTAATGGCGGGCTTGGGCAGAACATCGGCGAAGGGCTGAAGATGTCCTGGGAGATCGGCGCGAAGGTGCCGGACAACTTCGGCGGACAGATGCTTCACCAGACGCTGGCCAGAGCTACAGACAAGCTGAAGACACAGTACGAGCCGTTTGAAGCCAGCTATCCGATGATGCTGTCTTACCTGCCAACCCTGATGAATGTTGGCCCTTCGGGCGCAAGATTCAGAGATGAGGCGGCGACGCTGACTGCGGTTGCGGCAGCGAATACCAGTGCTTTTAACGGAGCTTATCATCTGGTTATTGTCTCGCAGGCGCAGCTCGATGCGCTTAAGACCAAGGGGATGAAGGGGCTTCAGGCACCTAAGCTGCCGGGTATGCCGCCGGAATTCTATGCATCTTATAAAGACAAGTTCACGCTGGAGCAGCCTTGGAAGGATGCCGACAAAGTCTTCGAATCCATGGTAGCGAACGGCGATGGCTTCAAGGGAAATACGCTGGAGGAGCTGGCGAAGAATGCAGGGATGGACCCTGGAGTATTTGCCGCTGAATTCAAGCTCTATGAGGAAGCAGCGAAGACGGGCACTGATACGGAGTTCGGCAAGGCGAAGGAATATCTGGTTCCCATGGGCAGCAGCGGGCCTTATTACGCCGTTATTGCCGAGATCAACAACCTCTGTTCGGTTGGCGGTCTGCTGGTCAATACCAAGTTCCAGGTACTGAATGATAAGCGTTTGCCGGTCAAAGGACTGTATGCCGTGGGCGTGGAGTCTGAAGGAGTGCTTTTCAATGATACCTATGTAGGCAACGGAGTTGGACTGGGTTACTCCTTCACCTCCGGGCGGCTTGGGGGCGAGGATGCGGCAGCGGGCGCATTGGCTAAGGAATAG
- a CDS encoding MerR family transcriptional regulator, translating into MKYSIGEFASILGVTADTLRLYEKHDIVRPMKDQHNNYRYFNDLDARNLLTSRWYRSMQIPLQDVAGLIKDAPCEQVVESIAAAGMQLEEEIRRSTLLLGKIQEIQSELAQVGASLYTCKMKQVPGMYRIQQTNKNHLLQKEDLKDTVQAWMELLPFTFYSFRVENKAGECICGLGDLEYSWGLGLLAEDQVKLGVCLNDGVEVLEPATCISAVIVSGHEDYLERGAFGFMLDYVKARNYKISGDISGKILFTERTNNGSKTYLEINIPVESDEGSALL; encoded by the coding sequence ATGAAGTATTCAATCGGTGAATTTGCATCCATTCTGGGAGTGACGGCAGATACACTGCGCTTATATGAGAAACATGATATTGTCCGGCCGATGAAGGATCAGCATAATAACTACAGGTATTTCAACGATCTGGATGCGCGGAATCTATTGACGAGCAGATGGTACCGGAGCATGCAGATTCCACTTCAGGATGTGGCCGGGTTGATCAAGGACGCGCCGTGTGAGCAAGTGGTGGAGTCGATTGCTGCTGCGGGTATGCAGCTGGAGGAGGAGATCCGGCGCAGCACGCTGCTGCTCGGCAAGATTCAGGAGATTCAGTCGGAGCTGGCGCAGGTCGGCGCATCCCTATATACGTGCAAGATGAAGCAGGTGCCGGGCATGTACCGGATTCAGCAGACGAACAAGAATCATTTGCTGCAAAAGGAGGATCTCAAAGACACGGTCCAGGCGTGGATGGAGCTGCTGCCGTTCACCTTTTATTCCTTCCGGGTTGAGAATAAGGCAGGCGAATGTATCTGTGGATTAGGGGATCTGGAGTATAGCTGGGGACTTGGCCTGCTTGCGGAGGATCAGGTGAAGCTCGGGGTCTGCTTGAACGATGGCGTGGAGGTTCTGGAGCCGGCGACCTGCATCTCTGCTGTCATTGTCAGCGGCCACGAGGATTACCTGGAGCGGGGAGCGTTCGGGTTCATGCTGGACTATGTGAAGGCACGGAATTATAAGATTAGCGGGGACATCAGCGGTAAAATTCTGTTCACCGAGCGCACGAATAACGGCAGCAAAACGTATCTGGAGATTAATATCCCGGTAGAATCGGATGAAGGGTCCGCCCTACTTTGA
- a CDS encoding UvrB/UvrC motif-containing protein: MPAQLTDKVAGLPLTPGVYLMKDGLGHVIYVGKAKQLRKRVQSYFYNNKGHSPKVKQLVKHIRDLDYRLTDTELEAFMLECQLIKEIKPMYNRKMKNPLAYSYISIVDKAPYRQIEIGYEPSAEAGSLVYGPYTSRSTVEKAVLGIKESQRILCSSPHSRSSRCLNHSLGLCIGMCGGGEAAVLQYEAVIDEMICLLEGRDSGIVAGLEARMEEAALRFDFETAAKFRDYLGAVHSLLQKEQVIEFTGANKNIIVLEPVDEQSHKLILIKGSMILYRTLLARDALNEGQLTGMIAASAREVFRSSSQTAATEEMSRHKIDEAQIIYSYLKSSSSHYLLVPPEWLDDEGVTGLEEGIAVLVQSSVLDM, encoded by the coding sequence ATGCCCGCACAGCTAACAGACAAGGTCGCCGGCCTGCCCTTAACGCCTGGCGTATACCTGATGAAGGACGGCCTGGGCCATGTGATTTATGTCGGCAAGGCGAAGCAGCTGAGGAAGCGGGTCCAGTCTTATTTTTATAATAATAAGGGACATTCGCCCAAGGTGAAGCAGCTGGTTAAGCATATCCGCGATCTGGACTACCGGCTGACCGATACGGAGCTGGAGGCCTTCATGCTGGAATGCCAGCTGATCAAAGAGATCAAGCCGATGTATAACCGCAAAATGAAAAATCCGCTCGCCTACAGCTATATTTCCATCGTGGACAAAGCGCCTTACCGGCAGATTGAGATCGGCTATGAGCCAAGTGCAGAGGCGGGCAGCCTCGTCTATGGCCCTTATACCAGCCGGAGTACGGTGGAGAAAGCGGTGCTGGGCATCAAAGAATCACAGCGCATTCTGTGCAGCAGCCCCCATTCCCGCAGCTCCCGCTGCCTGAACCATTCGCTGGGCCTATGCATCGGCATGTGCGGAGGCGGGGAGGCAGCAGTGCTACAGTATGAAGCCGTCATAGACGAGATGATCTGCTTACTGGAAGGCAGAGACAGCGGAATTGTAGCCGGACTGGAAGCCCGGATGGAGGAAGCTGCGCTGCGGTTCGACTTCGAGACCGCCGCCAAATTCCGCGATTATCTGGGTGCCGTCCACTCGCTGCTGCAGAAGGAGCAGGTGATCGAATTCACCGGAGCGAACAAGAATATTATCGTGCTGGAGCCGGTGGACGAGCAGTCCCATAAGCTGATCCTCATCAAGGGCAGCATGATCCTCTACCGCACCCTGCTGGCTAGAGACGCGCTGAACGAGGGGCAGCTCACCGGGATGATCGCAGCATCCGCCCGGGAGGTCTTCCGCAGCAGCAGCCAGACCGCCGCTACCGAAGAGATGAGCCGCCACAAGATCGACGAGGCACAGATCATCTACAGCTATCTGAAGAGCAGCTCCAGCCATTATCTGCTCGTCCCGCCGGAGTGGCTGGACGATGAGGGTGTAACGGGGTTAGAGGAAGGGATAGCGGTACTGGTTCAGTCTTCAGTCTTGGATATGTAG
- a CDS encoding dienelactone hydrolase family protein produces MHSRIKLISWIRITLFIVFVILTWSPVIDWSFSWVLLAVLLFVFALKGSVDLIRKKTGVRPSRRSTRVWKRLLTAVALLIALIPPILFPQYRTPEVTGKYEVRTAVYTYTDTTRVEEFTDTGEHRRVNVEFWYPGHAEGKYPLIVFSHGAFGVRESNASTFTELASHGYVVVSIDHPYHSFYTQGADGKVTMVNAEYMREVNDSNKDGVYTVEELYGLTQKWMKLRTGDMNLVIDTILDKGGSDQEPVYQLIDTKHIGVIGHSMGGAASVAVGRERSDVDAVVNLDAPFFTELVYDRKMNDLVAKEEPYRVPLLNIYTDDVWRQLGKNSAYAANKTGNPNFKDAYTVHFEGAKHLSLTDLPLFSPILANMLQRGQADIDKYYCIETMNRLILEFYDYTLKGTGQFAPQAVY; encoded by the coding sequence ATGCACAGCCGCATCAAGCTCATAAGCTGGATTAGAATTACCCTGTTTATCGTATTCGTTATACTGACATGGTCCCCCGTTATCGATTGGAGCTTCAGTTGGGTATTACTGGCGGTATTACTGTTTGTTTTTGCGCTGAAAGGCTCGGTTGATCTGATCCGCAAGAAGACAGGCGTGAGACCGTCCAGGCGTTCAACCCGGGTGTGGAAAAGGCTGCTAACCGCTGTGGCGCTGCTAATTGCACTTATCCCGCCTATTCTATTCCCGCAGTACCGTACACCTGAAGTAACTGGGAAATATGAGGTCAGAACGGCTGTCTACACCTATACAGACACTACCCGAGTGGAGGAGTTTACAGATACGGGGGAGCACCGGCGGGTGAATGTGGAATTCTGGTATCCGGGCCATGCGGAGGGCAAGTATCCGCTGATAGTCTTTTCTCATGGAGCCTTCGGGGTTAGAGAGAGTAACGCTTCAACCTTCACGGAGCTGGCCAGTCACGGCTATGTTGTGGTATCCATCGATCATCCTTACCATTCCTTCTATACACAAGGCGCGGACGGGAAGGTCACTATGGTTAATGCAGAATATATGCGTGAGGTTAACGACTCCAATAAAGACGGAGTATACACCGTGGAAGAGCTGTACGGCCTTACGCAAAAATGGATGAAGCTGCGAACCGGGGATATGAATCTGGTAATCGATACGATTCTGGATAAGGGGGGAAGTGACCAGGAACCTGTATACCAACTGATCGACACTAAGCACATTGGCGTAATCGGCCACTCCATGGGTGGTGCGGCAAGCGTGGCGGTTGGCCGGGAGCGCAGTGATGTGGATGCTGTCGTAAATCTGGATGCCCCGTTCTTCACCGAGCTTGTGTATGACCGGAAGATGAATGATCTGGTGGCCAAAGAAGAGCCTTACCGCGTACCTCTGCTGAACATCTATACAGACGATGTGTGGAGACAGCTCGGCAAGAACTCTGCTTATGCAGCGAATAAGACCGGTAATCCGAACTTCAAGGATGCGTATACCGTTCATTTTGAGGGAGCCAAGCACTTGAGTCTCACGGATCTGCCGCTGTTCTCCCCGATACTTGCGAATATGCTGCAGCGCGGGCAGGCGGATATCGATAAATATTACTGTATAGAGACGATGAACAGGCTAATTCTTGAATTCTACGACTATACGTTAAAAGGCACCGGGCAGTTTGCGCCGCAGGCGGTGTATTAA
- a CDS encoding DUF3021 family protein yields MKRSEVAKDIIRDFLVIFASIIIIITVLRQIFMPELAFDLTSIYTIMGFSLLGALTGLMLYAPDEVSEQAMRVRIVIHFLLLELLLITLASLIGAVASVSAALLFALQIAVVYAIVRLLSYEKDKKEAEQINERLKVVKQDIRE; encoded by the coding sequence ATGAAGCGTTCTGAGGTTGCCAAAGACATCATCCGCGATTTTCTGGTTATCTTCGCATCCATTATCATAATCATTACGGTGCTGCGGCAGATTTTCATGCCGGAACTCGCCTTTGACCTGACATCCATCTATACGATTATGGGCTTCTCCCTGCTTGGTGCATTGACAGGCTTGATGTTGTACGCTCCTGACGAGGTAAGCGAGCAGGCGATGCGTGTGAGAATCGTTATTCATTTTCTCCTGCTGGAGCTTCTGTTGATTACCCTTGCCAGCCTGATCGGAGCTGTAGCCAGTGTATCCGCTGCACTTCTGTTTGCCCTGCAAATCGCTGTAGTCTATGCCATTGTCCGTCTGCTGTCCTATGAGAAGGATAAGAAGGAAGCGGAGCAGATTAATGAGCGACTGAAGGTAGTGAAGCAGGACATCCGTGAGTAA
- a CDS encoding LytTR family DNA-binding domain-containing protein codes for MIAGDPIRISIEQISREQQEEIIIRCYEATDEISQIVHKLKAETLVLLGVQEERVSRIKLSDVYYFEAVDGKVFVYSENQVHEVKQKLYELEELCRDKNCFRASKSTILNIAKIESVRPSLSGRFTALLDNGERVVISRQYVPVLKQRLGL; via the coding sequence ATTATCGCAGGTGATCCTATCCGAATTTCCATCGAGCAAATCAGCAGGGAGCAGCAAGAGGAAATCATCATCAGATGCTATGAAGCAACTGATGAGATCAGTCAGATAGTACATAAGCTTAAGGCAGAGACTCTGGTCCTGCTGGGAGTACAGGAAGAGCGGGTCAGCCGCATCAAGCTCAGTGATGTCTATTATTTCGAAGCTGTGGATGGCAAAGTGTTTGTCTACAGCGAGAACCAGGTGCATGAAGTGAAGCAGAAGCTGTATGAGCTGGAGGAGCTGTGCCGGGACAAGAACTGTTTTCGCGCCTCCAAATCCACGATTCTGAATATCGCCAAGATCGAGAGCGTGCGTCCGTCCCTCAGCGGCCGGTTCACAGCACTGCTGGATAACGGGGAACGTGTAGTCATTTCAAGACAGTATGTGCCCGTACTGAAACAAAGACTTGGATTATAA
- a CDS encoding ABC transporter ATP-binding protein, which translates to MNKAHVFGAEQLIAGYENKTIIHGIDLVIPDRQISVIIGSNGCGKSTLLKTMARLIKHTAGQVTLDNKPISQIPAKALARVIGLLPQSPIVPEGISVADLVGRGRFPHQSLLGGWSRKDYEAVAEAMEIMNITEFANRNIDELSGGQQQRVWIAMALAQQTDILFLDEPTTFLDITYQVEILDLLTDLNRKHGTTIVMVLHDINLSARYADHIFALHSGRLVAEGAPAEVITSLRVKEIFGLDCTVIPDPVSGSPLVVPRGRYHNRQGNAPE; encoded by the coding sequence ATGAACAAGGCACATGTGTTTGGAGCTGAGCAGTTGATAGCGGGCTATGAGAATAAGACGATTATTCATGGGATAGACCTGGTGATCCCGGATCGTCAGATCAGTGTGATTATCGGCTCCAACGGCTGCGGGAAATCCACCCTGCTCAAAACCATGGCCCGGCTGATCAAGCATACCGCAGGCCAGGTGACGCTGGACAACAAGCCGATCTCGCAGATTCCGGCCAAAGCGCTGGCCCGGGTCATCGGGCTGCTGCCGCAATCACCGATTGTGCCGGAAGGGATATCGGTTGCCGATCTGGTGGGACGCGGCAGATTCCCGCACCAATCCTTGCTTGGGGGCTGGTCCCGGAAGGATTACGAGGCCGTGGCCGAAGCGATGGAGATTATGAATATCACCGAATTCGCTAACCGTAATATTGATGAGCTCTCAGGCGGGCAGCAGCAGCGGGTCTGGATTGCGATGGCCCTGGCCCAGCAGACCGATATCCTGTTCCTGGATGAGCCGACCACCTTCCTGGATATCACCTATCAGGTGGAGATTCTGGACCTGCTCACCGATCTGAACCGCAAGCATGGAACCACCATCGTCATGGTACTGCATGATATCAACCTGTCCGCCCGGTATGCCGACCATATCTTTGCACTGCATTCCGGTCGGCTAGTTGCGGAGGGTGCGCCCGCAGAGGTCATCACAAGCCTGCGGGTCAAAGAGATCTTCGGACTGGATTGCACAGTCATCCCTGACCCGGTCTCCGGTTCCCCGCTGGTCGTGCCTAGAGGGCGGTATCATAACAGGCAGGGGAATGCGCCAGAGTAA
- a CDS encoding iron chelate uptake ABC transporter family permease subunit — translation MRNETIEFIMAGRRQRYRRGLIVTSLLAVLACVLCCAMLLLGNTVYPASEVIRVLSGEELRGVSFAVNVIRLPRMLAGLFAGFAFGIAGYTFQTMLRNPLANPNVIGITSGSSAAAVYCIVILQASGAVVSVASVIAGLATVLLIYVLSRGRTFSIGRLILIGIGLQAMLDAVISYLLLIGSEKDIPSAVRWLTGSLNGSQMRELPPLVIIVLICSPVIILLGKHLSILELGEQSATSLGVRTDRTRIALIVSSVCMVAIATATTGPIAFVSFLSGPIAKRLVGTGASSIIPAGLVGVNLVLASDLIGQFAFEYRFPVGIITGLLGAPYLIFLLIRMNRKGEL, via the coding sequence ATGAGAAATGAAACGATTGAATTCATTATGGCGGGCAGACGTCAGAGATACCGCCGGGGCCTGATTGTTACCAGCCTGCTTGCAGTACTTGCTTGTGTACTGTGCTGCGCGATGCTTCTGCTCGGTAATACCGTCTATCCGGCCTCGGAGGTCATCCGCGTACTCTCCGGGGAAGAGCTGAGGGGTGTCTCCTTCGCCGTGAATGTGATCCGGCTGCCGCGGATGCTGGCGGGTCTTTTTGCCGGATTCGCCTTCGGCATTGCCGGGTACACCTTCCAGACAATGCTGCGCAATCCGCTGGCGAATCCGAATGTCATTGGCATTACCTCCGGATCAAGTGCGGCGGCGGTATACTGTATTGTGATCCTGCAAGCCAGCGGAGCTGTAGTCTCTGTTGCTTCGGTTATCGCTGGCCTTGCTACCGTGCTGCTGATCTACGTGCTCTCCAGGGGAAGAACCTTCTCCATCGGGCGGTTAATTCTGATCGGAATTGGCCTTCAGGCGATGCTGGATGCCGTGATCTCCTACCTGCTGCTGATCGGCTCCGAGAAGGACATCCCTTCAGCGGTCCGCTGGCTGACCGGCAGCCTGAACGGCTCACAGATGCGCGAGCTTCCGCCGCTGGTGATCATCGTGCTGATCTGTTCGCCTGTCATCATACTGCTGGGCAAGCATCTGAGTATTCTCGAGCTGGGGGAGCAGTCGGCTACCTCGCTTGGAGTCCGCACAGACCGGACCCGAATTGCACTGATTGTCAGCTCTGTCTGTATGGTGGCGATTGCTACGGCTACTACCGGACCTATTGCGTTTGTTTCCTTCCTGTCAGGGCCGATTGCTAAAAGACTGGTGGGTACAGGTGCCTCCAGCATCATCCCCGCAGGTCTGGTGGGTGTGAATCTGGTCCTGGCGTCCGATCTGATTGGACAATTTGCTTTTGAGTACAGATTCCCTGTAGGCATCATTACCGGATTACTCGGAGCGCCTTATCTGATCTTCCTGTTAATCCGCATGAATCGAAAGGGAGAATTATAA
- a CDS encoding iron chelate uptake ABC transporter family permease subunit, producing the protein MMSSPVSDDNKLKLHMPKNFILVLVSCMVLLVLCIIASLVLGARHVGWNELIDGLFRPEVDSYGANVVRKRISRTVFSLMCGGALGVSGALMQAVTRNPIADPSILGVNTGASLFVVCGIAFLNISTAGQYIWLALAGAAITAVFVFGIGSMGRGGATPIKLVLAGAAISAALSSLVTAIMIPRAYVMDQFRFWQVGSVGAGTWSGITTFLPFLLIGMLIAFITAPALNALALGDDVATGLGVRTGTLRLIAALAGVLLCGAVTALAGPIGFIGLLSTHVIRLILGSDLRFVIPMSAVTGAIILTVSDVGGRLIGSPGELEVGVVTAFVGAPILILLAMKSKVRSL; encoded by the coding sequence ATGATGAGTTCACCGGTCTCGGACGATAACAAGCTAAAATTGCATATGCCGAAGAATTTCATCCTCGTGCTGGTGAGCTGCATGGTCCTGCTGGTCCTGTGCATCATTGCCTCACTGGTACTGGGAGCCCGTCATGTAGGCTGGAATGAGCTGATTGACGGGCTATTCCGTCCAGAGGTGGACAGCTATGGGGCAAACGTGGTCCGCAAGCGGATCTCCCGGACGGTGTTCAGCCTGATGTGCGGCGGGGCGCTCGGTGTATCGGGAGCCTTGATGCAGGCGGTGACCCGTAACCCGATTGCCGATCCCAGCATCCTCGGGGTGAACACGGGAGCTTCTTTGTTCGTGGTCTGCGGAATTGCATTCCTGAACATAAGCACTGCGGGCCAATATATATGGTTAGCCTTAGCCGGAGCTGCAATTACAGCGGTATTCGTATTCGGAATCGGCTCGATGGGGCGTGGCGGAGCCACGCCCATTAAGCTCGTTCTGGCGGGTGCTGCGATCAGTGCGGCCCTGTCCTCTCTGGTTACCGCCATCATGATTCCGCGCGCTTACGTCATGGACCAGTTCCGGTTCTGGCAGGTGGGCAGTGTGGGTGCGGGAACCTGGAGCGGCATTACAACCTTCCTTCCGTTCCTGCTGATCGGCATGCTGATTGCCTTCATTACAGCTCCGGCCCTGAATGCGCTGGCTCTGGGCGATGATGTGGCGACCGGACTCGGTGTCCGCACAGGGACGCTGCGGCTGATCGCCGCGCTGGCGGGGGTATTATTATGCGGAGCGGTGACGGCATTGGCCGGGCCTATCGGGTTCATCGGTCTGTTGTCCACTCACGTAATCCGTCTGATCCTCGGCTCGGACCTGCGGTTCGTGATCCCGATGTCAGCGGTCACCGGGGCTATTATTCTGACCGTCTCCGATGTAGGCGGCCGGCTGATTGGCAGCCCCGGAGAGCTTGAAGTCGGTGTGGTCACGGCCTTTGTAGGGGCACCGATCCTGATTCTATTAGCGATGAAGTCGAAAGTGCGATCCTTATGA
- a CDS encoding iron-siderophore ABC transporter substrate-binding protein, which yields MNRTQKFSFKTLFIPLALTIVLAGCSSNQSNSAASPSPAPTAAATSEAASTEAPAAQDAVTYPVTIKHALGEAVIKSKPERVVTVQWANHDVALALGVVPVGFSAANFGVQDGSGLLPWTADKLKELNVTDPNVFQDTDGLDFEAISDANPDVILAAYSGLTKEDYETLSQIAPVVAYPTAAWATTWREQVLLNAEGMGMKPEGEQLIKDTEALVKDKLSKYPQIAGKKVVWVNFSAEDLSKLHIYTPVDSRVAFLYELGMTYPESITKQITDPTSYSLSLSSENVEALYDADLIVGYGNDELLKTLQADSLIGKIPAIERGSVAFIDSDTPLVAAGTPNPLSIAYTIDEYLALIGGAIDKIK from the coding sequence ATGAACCGTACCCAAAAGTTCTCTTTCAAGACATTATTCATTCCATTAGCGCTAACTATAGTGCTGGCAGGCTGCTCGTCTAACCAGTCGAATTCAGCAGCTTCACCTTCCCCTGCACCGACAGCAGCTGCAACTAGCGAAGCGGCAAGCACAGAAGCACCAGCGGCGCAGGATGCTGTGACCTATCCGGTTACCATCAAGCATGCGCTTGGTGAAGCTGTCATTAAGAGCAAGCCGGAACGCGTAGTTACTGTGCAGTGGGCTAACCATGATGTGGCTCTGGCCTTGGGCGTTGTCCCTGTAGGCTTCTCGGCTGCGAACTTCGGCGTGCAGGATGGCAGCGGACTGCTGCCTTGGACCGCAGATAAGCTCAAGGAGCTGAATGTAACCGATCCGAATGTGTTCCAGGATACGGATGGTCTTGATTTCGAGGCGATCTCTGACGCCAACCCTGATGTTATTCTGGCCGCGTACTCGGGCCTGACGAAGGAAGACTATGAGACACTGAGCCAGATCGCTCCAGTGGTAGCTTACCCGACGGCTGCTTGGGCTACGACATGGCGTGAGCAGGTGCTGCTGAACGCAGAAGGCATGGGCATGAAGCCTGAAGGCGAGCAGCTCATCAAAGACACCGAAGCCCTGGTTAAGGACAAGCTGAGCAAATATCCGCAGATTGCCGGCAAAAAAGTAGTCTGGGTCAATTTCTCCGCTGAGGATTTGTCGAAACTGCATATTTATACACCTGTGGACTCCCGGGTCGCATTCCTGTATGAGCTGGGCATGACGTATCCCGAGAGTATTACCAAACAAATTACAGACCCTACCAGCTACTCGCTCAGCTTAAGCTCCGAGAATGTGGAAGCCTTGTATGATGCGGATCTGATCGTGGGTTATGGAAATGACGAATTGCTTAAGACGCTCCAAGCAGATTCACTGATCGGCAAAATCCCAGCCATTGAACGGGGATCGGTAGCTTTTATCGACAGTGATACTCCGCTGGTAGCTGCCGGAACACCGAACCCACTGTCCATTGCGTATACGATTGATGAATACCTTGCCTTAATTGGGGGAGCTATTGATAAAATAAAATGA